The following are encoded in a window of Pristis pectinata isolate sPriPec2 chromosome 1, sPriPec2.1.pri, whole genome shotgun sequence genomic DNA:
- the LOC127569147 gene encoding epithelial cell adhesion molecule-like translates to MGRGGCLLLVAVMVGYICTTSAIPDDECPDASPARENCEFDEVCEDASCKYNQYVTCHLNRCGTCEAVFRGFDNLTVNCNQLTPKCRLIHLEMLHKSRTASRQPGGRRADDLYDPECERNGTFKAKQCDDSNLCWCVDSAGVRVTDKTGDDPKCDQLVRVHLIQIDFSFKVEFVFLKMKEAAVRRKVAIKLVKEYTLKATQILEITVHELSREICIRLSENGTKDPADISTVAYYIERDLKTNQFTLEVDGKSLQVERESVQVWFFDNEPPRINMKSISPGFAAIIIIVALAILTGIAVFVVVRRRAKEDWQRIQFEVIEGQEMEEHQMAQRMGLAR, encoded by the exons ATGGGCAGAGGGGGCTGCCTGCTTCTAGTGGCAGTGATGGTGGGTTATATCTGCACCACTTCTGCTATACCAG ATGACGAGTGCCCCGACGCCTCTCCTGCCCGGGAGAACTGCGAGTTTGACGAGGTGTGCGAGGACGCCAGCTGCAAGTACAACCAGTACGTGACCTGTCACCTCAACCGGTGCGGAACCTGCGAGGCTGTTTTCCGTGGTTTCGACAACCTGACTGTCAACTGCAACCAGC tGACGCCCAAGTGCCGTCTGATCCACCTGGAGATGCTTCACAAGAGCCGGACGGCCAGCCGGCAGCCGGGGGGGAGGAGGGCCGACGACCTGTACGACCCCGAGTGCGAGAGGAATGGCACCTTTAAAGCCAAGCAATGTGACGACTCCAACCTGTGCTGGTGCGTGGACAGCGCCGGGGTCAGGGTCACTGACAAGACCGGCGATGATCCCAAGTGCGACCAGCTCGTCCGCGTCCA CCTCATTCAGATCGATTTCAGCTTCAAAGTCGAGTTCGTCTTCCTGAAGATGAAGGAGGCAGCTGTTCGACG GAAGGTGGCTATCAAACTGGTTAAAGAGTACACCCTGAAAGCAACCCAGATCCTGGAGATCACG GTCCACGAGTTGTCCAGAGAGATCTGCATCCGGCTGAGTGAGAACGGGACCAAAGATCCTGCCGACATCTCCACCGTGGCGTACTACATCGAGAGGGAT CTGAAGACCAACCAGTTCACCCTGGAAGTGGACGGGAAGAGCCTGCAGGTGGAGAGGGAGTCCGTCCAGGTCTGGTTCTTCGACAACGAGCCGCCTCGGATCAACATGAAGTCCATCTCGCCGGGCTTCGCAGCCATCATCATCATTGTCGCGCTGGCCATCCTCACTGGGATCGCTGTGTTT GTTGTGGTCAGAAGGAGAGCGAAGGAAGACTGGCAGAGGATCCAGTTCGAAGTCATCGAG GGCCAGGAAATGGAAGAGCATCAAATGGCTCAGAGGATGGGTTTAGCACGTTAA